In a single window of the Drosophila subpulchrella strain 33 F10 #4 breed RU33 chromosome X, RU_Dsub_v1.1 Primary Assembly, whole genome shotgun sequence genome:
- the LOC119558055 gene encoding uncharacterized protein LOC119558055, with product MSYTNLLRQQNVVDDCQRVSCNRGPASNLSGRCVISRDIVIGCRMEQCDPDLPYMLEPTWSVYLRSGHDGGDLSRFVRRATFKMSPRLPLRLHVADSAPFEISEVLGSDFPVEVQVQYVDARMSATSYVFRPRVVREGHGGISEEVTDKMIFVNPTPSMRLSLTPVYVPCVSGPPKARVSSESQLERPESEKKGERKERDREQVGDVARQTQPHTTQLKKRLSVGENYTSSHQ from the coding sequence atgaGCTACACGAACCTCCTGCGCCAGCAAAACGTGGTGGACGACTGTCAGCGGGTGAGTTGCAACCGCGGACCGGCGTCCAATCTCTCCGGGCGCTGTGTGATTAGCCGGGACATCGTGATCGGATGCAGGATGGAACAATGCGATCCAGACTTGCCATACATGCTGGAGCCCACGTGGAGTGTCTACCTGCGATCCGGTCATGATGGCGGTGATCTGTCCCGCTTCGTGCGGAGGGCCACCTTCAAGATGTCGCCGCGACTGCCGCTGAGATTACACGTGGCGGACAGTGCTCCGTTCGAGATCAGCGAGGTGCTGGGCAGCGACTTTCCTGTGGAGGTGCAGGTGCAGTATGTGGACGCCCGGATGTCAGCCACCTCGTACGTATTCCGACCCCGAGTGGTGCGTGAGGGGCATGGCGGGATCAGCGAGGAGGTGACCGACAAGATGATATTCGTGAATCCCACGCCCTCTATGAGGTTGAGCCTGACACCCGTTTATGTGCCGTGTGTGAGTGGTCCGCCCAAGGCTAGGGTATCCTCCGAGTCCCAGTTGGAGCGCCCCGAATCGGAGAAAAAGGGTGAGCGGAAGGAACGGGATCGGGAGCAGGTTGGCGATGTGGCACGGCAAACGCAGCCGCACACCACTCAGCTCAAGAAGCGCCTAAGTGTGGGTGAAAACTACACTAGCAGCCACCAGTAA
- the LOC119558052 gene encoding T-cell acute lymphocytic leukemia protein 1 — protein sequence MAWLPSSSNGADNADERSTASSGSSGHSQTNESPHSGNINGNGVIRDTGRHPPALLRHATPHLQPKTESVSDGDGDAELSDFSLNDTEEDEEDLRDYIVLSGNQADGNRSLSSSPRSHSRNGLLTAPPSSGSSVGGGGGGGNVSGGNASSGGGGGVTGGVRKVFTNTRERWRQQNVSGAFAELRKLVPTHPPDKKLSKNEILRSAIKYIKLLTGILEWQQRQEPSLHSRGQLEPNNNDNRMVNGHAADGELENASIPAVRHIKCERAEGQQQRIGLGNGGNDLLMIAPGAIIKSELLLESPLPLGQPVPGTPLPLPTAPLAIVESRISGTVSGIKVIGSRTSKRRLKSESGATDLSVGKRRRT from the exons ATGGCCTGGCTACCGAGCAGCTCCAACGGGGCGGACAACGCGGACGAAAGGAGCACAGCTTCGAGTGGGTCCTCCGGACACAGCCAGACCAACGAATCTCCGCATTCCGGAAAtataaatggaaatggagTAATCCGGGACACCGGGAGACACCCGCCAGCTCTGCTACGGCACGCCACGCCCCATCTGCAGCCCAAGACGGAGTCCGTTTCCGACGGAGACGGTGACGCGGAGCTCTCCGATTTTTCGCTTAACGACACTgaggaggatgaggaggaTCTGCGGGACTACATCGTGTTGAGTGGCAACCAGGCGGATG GCAATCGATCACTGTCCAGTTCCCCGCGTAGCCACTCCCGCAACGGGCTGCTTACAGCGCCTCCCAGCTCCGGAAGTTCAGTCGGCGGAGGCGGTGGTGGGGGAAATGTCTCCGGAGGCAACGCGTCCagcggcggaggaggaggagtcaCTGGCGGAGTGCGTAAGGTGTTCACAAACACAAGGGAGCGCTGGCGCCAGCAGAACGTATCTGGCGCCTTTGCGGAACTACGCAAGCTGGTGCCCACGCATCCGCCGGACAAGAAGCTTTCGAAGAATGAAATCTTGCGCTCGGCCATCAAGTATATCAAGCTACTGACGGGCATCCTCGAGTGGCAGCAGCGACAGGAGCCTTCCCTGCACTCTAGGGGTCAACTGGAGCCGAACAACAACGAcaataggatggtcaatggtcATGCGGCGGACGGCGAGTTAGAAAACGCAAGTATCCCAGCAGTTCGGCACATAAAATGTGAACGTGCCGAAGGACAGCAGCAGAGGATAGGGCTTGGGAACGGTGGAAATGACTTGCTAATGATTGCGCCGGGAGCGATTATTAAGAGCGAGCTCCTTTTGGAGTCACCACTGCCTCTTGGACAGCCGGTTCCGGGCACTCCACTGCCGTTGCCCACTGCTCCGCTGGCCATTGTGGAATCACGAATTTCCGGAACCGTGTCCGGCATTAAGGTGATTGGCAGTCGGACCAGCAAGCGGCGTCTCAAGTCAGAGAGCGGGGCCACCGACCTCAGTGTGGGCAAACGCCGCCGGACTTAA